One Diospyros lotus cultivar Yz01 chromosome 1, ASM1463336v1, whole genome shotgun sequence genomic window carries:
- the LOC127813629 gene encoding protein decapping 5 — MSRREDGRESESKRHRSRFDREPSPKRSRRDGKPATERPPSNLSFDVRDQSDREQKHRRRLQDALPLEGPEADSKLEAGAGRKEFDKKTNALRDGTKSSSNPTEVPRSRSYFQHDERGNAGQAGRTAGRGAATERGWWRETKDQHGERAKEKTATRDVAPKIEKSQGRGDENRVWRHDGFYEIEADRQPPVRKRPSFREKKVTDSENVDKTGADPVKPSRPDRPFLGSERREDRGSHYPRYSDGPEKPSVGDREVKRGDVWRGSFQSRDRYGGGNNYRGRDRFSGRGGGGGGYRPSTVRVVEKWKHDLFEEANRSPSPKNEEDQIVKVEALLAS, encoded by the exons ATGTCTCGGCGAGAGGATGGCCGAGAATCCGAGTCCAAGCGCCACCGTTCCAGGTTTGATCGAGAACCCAg TCCCAAGAGATCAAGAAGGGATGGAAAACCAGCCACTGAGAGGCCCCCTAGCAATCTTAGTTTTGATGTTCGTGACCAATCAGATCGGGAGCAGAAGCACCGACGGCGACTGCAAGATGCTTTGCCTCTTGAGGGGCCAGAAGCTGATTCTAAGCTAGAAGCTGGGGCTGGGAGAAAAGAATTTGACAAGAAAACCAATGCACTGCGTGATGGAACCAAAAGTTCTTCCAATCCTACTGAAGTCCCCAGATCTCGATCATATTTCCAG CACGATGAACGTGGTAATGCCGGGCAAGCTGGTCGAACTGCCGGTCGGGGAGCTGCTACTG AGCGTGGGTGGTGGAGGGAAACAAAGGATCAGCATGGGGAAAGGGCAAAGGAGAAGACAGCAACTCGTGATGTGGCGCCAAAAATTGAGAAATCCCAAGGCCGAGGCGATGAGAATCGTGTTTGGCGTCATGATGGGTTCTACGAAATAGAAGCAGATCGACAACCACCTGTAAGGAAAAGACCTTCCTTTAGGGAGAAAAAGGTTACTGACTCTGAAAATGTTGACAAAACTGGAGCTGATCCTGTGAAGCCAAGCCGTCCAGACCGCCCTTTCTTAGGAAGTGAAAGAAGGGAGGATAGAGGATCCCACTACCCTCGCTATTCAGATGGACCGGAAAAACCGTCTGTAGGGGACAGGGAGGTAAAGAGGGGAGATGTTTGGAGGGGTAGCTTTCAGTCGAGGGATAGATATGGTGGCGGCAACAATTACAGAGGAAGAGATCGATTCAGTGGgaggggagggggagggggagggtaCCGCCCAAGTACTGTCCGTGTTGTCGAGAAATGGAAGCACGATCTGTTTGAGGAGGCTAATCGAAGTCCAAGCCCAAAGAATGAAGAAGATCAGATTGTCAAGGTTGAAGCACTCTTGGCCTCTTAG
- the LOC127813635 gene encoding uncharacterized protein LOC127813635 has protein sequence MGLTHIVPNPKFYVPNPWITSKTRTRARTKITSFPRANCPISEISPLSQSSPSNPAKAQLNFPHKIITCSNMDSNIPTMAEIMEASKAQNLELQLQTLGPFFRITAKSLDSQREVGRAEGLIRVWLGGKKILHLDSIRLKRETMGMKRSIFGTGLFIGAVAIRYGYDCGCRTAELLAINDTDLYHSKLVRFYTRMGFKAVYEVSGSWIGDVAHMLVWGGVGTRMDADISYLLHRWCARFKSKSP, from the exons ATGGGCTTAACTCACATCGTCCCAAACCCCAAATTCTATGTTCCGAATCCATGGATAACAAGTAAAACTAGAACCAGAGCCAGAaccaaaataacatcatttcctCGCGCCAACTGCCCAATTTCCGAGATCTCTCCACTCAGCCAATCCTCTCCCAGCAACCCAGCAAAAGCCCAATTGAATTTCCCCCACAAAATCATCACATGTAGCAATATGGATTCCAATATACCAACCATGGCAGAAATCATGGAGGCATCAAAAGCCCAAAACCTTGAGCTTCAGCTCCAAACACTGGGACCCTTCTTCAGAATCACAGCCAAGAGCTTGGATAGCCAGAGAGAGGTTGGGAGAGCCGAGGGGTTGATAAGGGTGTGGCTGGGAGGGAAGAAGATCCTTCACCTGGACAGCATCAGATTGAAGAGGGAGACGATGGGAATGAAGAGGTCAATATTTGGGACAGGGCTGTTCATTGGAGCTGTTGCTATCAGATATGGCTACGACTGTGGTTGCAGGACAGCTGAGCTGCTTGCCATCAACGACACTGATCTTTACCACTCCAAG CTAGTGAGGTTTTACACAAGAATGGGGTTCAAGGCAGTGTACGAAGTGAGCGGGTCGTGGATAGGAGACGTAGCCCACATGTTGGTCTGGGGTGGCGTCGGCACCCGAATGGATGCCGATATCTCATACCTCCTACACAGATGGTGCGCCAGATTCAAGTCTAAGTCTCCTTGA
- the LOC127813641 gene encoding DNA polymerase kappa → MAKGESSGDTSRPWQSYHTAYTNAKAGMEGVDKEKVQRIVYEMSKGSKYFENEERKMAFIKQKIENMRAHCAKLTASDISHYQKVADKRILELEVTRDLKRIWLHVDMDAFYAAVETLSNPSLKGKPVAVGSMSMISTANYEARKFGVRAAMPGFIARKLCPQLIFVPTDFEKYTHYSDLTRKVFQRYDPNFVAASLDEAYLNITNVCTERGIAAEEVAEEIRRSVYEETGLTCSAGVAPNRLLAKVCSDINKPNGQFVLPNNRMAVMTFISSLPYGSILLQIGGIGKVTEHLLKDVFGITTCEEMLEKRGFLCALFSRSSADFFLSVGLGLGGTETPEARLRKSISNERTFSATDNEALLHQKLADLADMLSADMKREGVWGRTLTLKLKTASFEVRTRAVTLQRFICSSEDILKHAAKLLKAELPISLRLIGLRMSQLNEDSDGAPSDPTQKTLSNFIMSRDSTGRNMDDPVSCGSDHSDGHFLIKPELTDNYEKSHTDFRDALNCNEVSDPTNGTCNFHNKNDTTEETSGSPENKSGAKADTFEIMRGQQVSYEAESAKVINGDTFSLSGQLEGGGLDGVNKTAKLFDDGAVSSSNQKEQDLWVDDYKCSLCGVELPPSFVEERQEHSDFHFAERLQKEESDCNPRNLTLSQRFTQKDRVTSQSKQKKKQKLSPRGGNHLPIDMFFVKKRSENL, encoded by the exons ATAAAGCAGAAAATCGAAAACATGCGTGCTCATTGTGCGAAGCTCACTGCTTCTGATATATCTCACTATCAGAAG GTTGCTGATAAAAGAATTTTGGAGCTAGAAGTTACTCGTGACCTGAAGAGGATTTGGCTACATGTAGATATGGATGCCTTTTATGCAGCTGTTGAAACATTAAGCAATCCCTCGCTAAAGGGAAAACCAGTGGCTGTTGGGAGCATGTCTATGATCTCTACTGCTAATTATGAG GCACGGAAGTTTGGGGTTCGTGCTGCAATGCCTGGTTTCATTGCACGCAAATTGTGTCCACAGCTGATTTTTGTTCCCACAGATTTCGAGAAGTATACTCATTATAGTGATTTAACTAGAAAAG TTTTCCAGAGATATGATCCCAACTTTGTGGCTGCTAGTTTGGATGAGGCATACCTTAATATAACAAATGTCTGCACAGAAAGGGGTATTGCTGCTGAAGAA GTTGCTGAAGAGATCAGAAGAAGTGTTTATGAAGAGACTGGCCTGACATGCAGTGCTGGAGTGGCACCAAACCGCTTACTTGCGAAG GTTTGCTCAGATATTAATAAGCCAAATGGCCAGTTTGTTTTACCAAATAACAGGATGGCTGTCATGACATTCATATCCTCACTCCCATACGGAAG CATTTTGTTGCAGATTGGGGGCATTGGTAAGGTCACTGAACATCTTTTAAAGGATGTTTTTGGAATTACAACCTGTGAGGAGATGCTGGAAAAGAGGGGTTTCCTCTGTGCACTATTTTCTCGTTCTTCAGCAG ATTTTTTCCTCTCTGTGGGTCTGGGACTTGGAGGAACAGAGACCCCTGAAGCTAGGTTAAGAAAAAGTATAAGTAATGAGAGAACATTTTCAGCTACAGACAATGAGGCCTTGCTGCATCAGAAATTAG CGGATCTTGCAGATATGCTTTCTGCTGACATGAAAAGAGAAGGTGTTTGGGGCCGAACATTAACACTAAAACTGAAAACTGCATCGTTTGAG GTTCGAACTCGAGCAGTGACTTTGCAGAGGTTCATTTGTTCGAGTGAGGATATCTTGAAACACGCTGCAAAGCTGCTGAAGGCTGAACTTCCCATATCTTTAAGACTAATTG GATTGCGAATGTCTCAGCTCAATGAGGACAGTGACGGCGCTCCATCTGATCCTACACAAAAAACTCTCTCCAACTTCATCATGTCAAGAGATTCTACTGGAAGAAACATGGATGACCCTGTGTCCTGTGGCTCAGATCATAGTGATGGCCATTTCCTAATTAAACCAGAACTTACTGACAATTATGAAAAATCTCATACCGATTTTAGAGATGCTTTGAATTGCAATGAAGTATCAGATCCTACCAATGGTACCTGCAATtttcacaacaaaaatgatacaaCAGAGGAAACCAGTGGATCACCTGAGAACAAATCTGGGGCCAAG GCTGATACTTTTGAAATAATGCGGGGCCAACAAGTGTCTTATGAAGCTGAATCAGCAAAAGTGATAAATGGAGATACTTTTTCTTTATCTGGACAGCTTGAGGGAGGTGGCCTGGATGGAGTGAATAAGACGGCCAAACTTTTTGATGATGGAGCAGTATCTTCATCAAATCAGAAAGAGCAAGATCTGTGGGTGGATGACTACAAGTGTTCGCTCTGTGGCGTTGAACTGCCTCCAAGTTTTGTTGAGGAAAGGCAAGAACATTCTGATTTTCATTTTGCTGAGAGGCTGCAAAAGGAGGAATCAGATTGCAATCCCAGAAATCTCACTCTTAGTCAGAG GTTTACTCAGAAAGATCGAGTTACAAGCCAAAGcaagcaaaagaagaaacagaaatTGTCCCCTAGAGGTGGGAACCATCTGCCAATTGATATGTTCTTTGTAAAAAAACGCAGTGAAAACTTATAG